A stretch of Bacillus pseudomycoides DNA encodes these proteins:
- a CDS encoding amino acid permease — protein MKSLLRKKPLTTESPRQLERTLTALDLTFLGIGAVIGTGIFVLTGIVAAKHSGPGIMLSFLIAAFTCACVAFCYAEFASSIPMSGSVYTYAYMTVGEVVAFIVGWCLMLEYLLAVAAVAVGWSGYLQSLLSGFNVHLPTVIASAPGMGKGGIIDLPAVCILLLITLLLSFGVRESARINNIMVLIKLAVIIAFIVAGAKYVKPENWTPFLPFGYDGIITGAATVFFAFLGFDAIATAAEETKKPQRDLPIGIIGSLLICTVLYMIVSFVLTGMVPYTQLDVSDPVAFALHFVGEDTIAGLLAVGAMTGMTTVLLVVMYGQVRVSYAMSRDGLLPKALSRINQRVKIPLLNTWITGIAAALLAGLLDLHLLANLVNIGTLTAFVFVCCAVLILRKTHPNLQRGFRAPFVPILPIVAICCCLYLMINLSATTWKSFAVWLVIGLCVYFFYSRRNSHLLTKENNSEQKEA, from the coding sequence GTGAAATCATTATTACGAAAGAAACCACTTACGACTGAATCACCACGGCAATTAGAAAGAACATTAACCGCATTAGATTTAACCTTTTTAGGCATTGGTGCTGTAATTGGGACAGGCATTTTCGTCTTAACAGGGATTGTTGCGGCCAAACATTCTGGTCCTGGTATTATGTTATCTTTTCTCATTGCCGCATTTACCTGTGCATGCGTGGCCTTCTGTTATGCAGAATTTGCTTCTTCAATCCCTATGTCAGGAAGCGTTTATACCTATGCCTATATGACAGTTGGAGAAGTCGTTGCCTTTATCGTTGGCTGGTGTTTAATGCTAGAATACTTGTTAGCTGTTGCAGCAGTAGCCGTCGGGTGGTCCGGGTATTTACAATCGTTACTTTCCGGATTTAATGTTCATCTCCCCACCGTTATCGCCTCGGCCCCCGGAATGGGGAAAGGTGGAATAATCGATTTACCAGCTGTATGTATTTTACTTTTAATTACACTACTTCTTAGTTTCGGTGTGCGTGAAAGTGCTCGCATTAATAACATTATGGTATTAATTAAATTAGCAGTAATTATTGCCTTTATCGTAGCGGGTGCAAAGTATGTTAAGCCCGAAAATTGGACACCATTTTTACCATTTGGATATGATGGAATTATTACAGGTGCAGCTACCGTATTTTTTGCTTTTCTAGGATTTGATGCCATTGCAACAGCCGCTGAAGAAACGAAAAAACCACAGCGCGACTTACCAATTGGAATTATCGGATCTCTTCTTATTTGTACAGTATTATATATGATCGTATCCTTTGTTTTAACTGGGATGGTTCCTTACACACAATTAGATGTTTCTGACCCGGTTGCTTTCGCTCTTCATTTTGTTGGTGAAGATACGATTGCTGGATTATTAGCTGTCGGTGCAATGACAGGAATGACAACTGTTCTTTTAGTCGTTATGTATGGACAAGTTCGCGTTTCTTATGCAATGAGCCGTGACGGTTTACTTCCAAAAGCACTATCTCGCATCAATCAAAGAGTTAAAATCCCATTATTGAATACATGGATTACGGGAATTGCAGCAGCTTTACTAGCAGGATTACTAGACTTACATCTACTTGCAAACTTAGTGAACATCGGCACACTAACAGCCTTTGTATTTGTTTGCTGCGCTGTACTTATCTTACGCAAAACACATCCAAATTTACAAAGAGGGTTCCGTGCCCCATTCGTCCCTATATTACCAATCGTTGCAATTTGTTGTTGTCTCTATTTAATGATTAACCTGTCTGCAACAACGTGGAAAAGCTTTGCGGTTTGGCTTGTCATTGGACTATGTGTATATTTCTTCTATTCTAGGCGTAATAGCCATTTACTGACCAAAGAAAATAATAGTGAACAAAAAGAAGCATGA
- a CDS encoding cation:proton antiporter has product MLFYFELVVILLCTKLAGDISVRLGQPSVLGKLIVGIIIGPAVFGIIDSSELIDELSEIGVLLLMFMAGLETDLEELNRNLKSSFVVAMGGIIFPFLGGYLAGLAFGLLQSHAIFLGLLLCATSVSISVQTLRDLGKMNTRESTTILGAAVFDDVIVVILLAFVMSFLGTQDVNITLVIAKKIIFFVSIVFIGWKVVPWIMRMLVPLRVSEALISAALIICFSFAYYSEQMGIAGIIGAFAAGIAISQTTYKHEVEHKIEPIAYAVFVPIFFVSIGMEITFQGIGNQIWFIIVMTIIAILTKLVGSGLGARLTGFNLKSSISIGAGMVSRGEVALIIAANGLTANLLAKENFTAIVIVVILTTIITPPLLKKYFV; this is encoded by the coding sequence ATGCTGTTTTATTTTGAACTTGTCGTTATTTTACTTTGTACGAAATTAGCTGGCGATATAAGTGTGAGGCTTGGGCAACCATCAGTATTAGGGAAATTAATTGTAGGGATTATTATTGGTCCAGCTGTTTTTGGAATCATTGATAGCTCTGAACTGATTGATGAACTGAGTGAAATTGGTGTTTTGTTACTGATGTTTATGGCAGGATTAGAAACGGATTTAGAAGAATTAAATCGTAATTTGAAATCTTCATTCGTAGTAGCGATGGGAGGTATCATTTTTCCTTTTCTCGGTGGATATTTAGCAGGACTTGCTTTTGGACTGTTACAATCTCATGCCATTTTTCTAGGATTATTGCTCTGCGCGACATCGGTGAGTATTTCTGTTCAAACATTACGTGATTTAGGGAAAATGAATACAAGAGAAAGCACAACAATCTTAGGGGCTGCTGTATTTGATGACGTTATCGTTGTGATTCTATTAGCTTTTGTGATGAGTTTTTTAGGTACACAAGATGTAAATATTACACTTGTTATCGCGAAGAAAATTATCTTTTTTGTAAGTATCGTTTTTATTGGCTGGAAAGTTGTACCGTGGATTATGAGAATGTTGGTGCCACTCCGCGTGTCAGAAGCGTTAATTAGTGCAGCACTTATTATTTGTTTTTCATTTGCGTATTATAGCGAACAAATGGGGATTGCTGGCATCATCGGTGCATTTGCTGCAGGTATCGCGATTTCTCAAACAACATATAAACATGAAGTAGAACATAAAATAGAGCCGATTGCGTATGCGGTTTTTGTACCTATCTTTTTTGTTAGCATCGGGATGGAGATTACATTTCAAGGGATCGGTAACCAAATTTGGTTTATCATTGTCATGACGATTATTGCTATTCTTACGAAATTAGTGGGATCTGGATTAGGTGCAAGGTTAACAGGGTTTAATTTAAAATCCTCGATTAGTATTGGGGCTGGGATGGTATCGCGCGGAGAGGTAGCGCTCATCATTGCAGCGAATGGATTAACAGCGAATCTACTGGCGAAAGAAAATTTCACTGCTATTGTTATTGTTGTTATTCTTACGACGATTATTACGCCGCCTTTATTGAAGAAGTATTTCGTATAA
- a CDS encoding outer surface protein: MKITWKKVISIVVLLLMCLPFILGKESKVKDFPVSVFSSYITGDDSKGYRYTSFLPNVAIWIKGWEKKWSEGERTVYQKGDRTVNVFHPPGEDVFYLYNSQDIELGYEK; encoded by the coding sequence ATGAAGATTACATGGAAAAAAGTTATAAGTATAGTTGTATTGCTTTTAATGTGCTTACCATTTATTTTAGGAAAAGAATCAAAAGTTAAAGATTTTCCTGTTTCTGTTTTCTCTTCTTATATTACAGGAGATGATTCGAAAGGATATAGATATACTTCCTTTTTGCCTAATGTTGCAATATGGATAAAGGGATGGGAAAAGAAGTGGTCGGAAGGAGAAAGGACGGTCTATCAAAAAGGGGATCGAACTGTAAATGTTTTTCATCCTCCTGGTGAAGATGTCTTTTATCTTTATAACTCGCAAGATATAGAATTAGGATATGAAAAATAA
- the murQ gene encoding N-acetylmuramic acid 6-phosphate etherase: protein MLENLSTEHRNKNTMNLDEMSIKEILQTMNREDHKVAEAVANEIEQIEKIVQSVISSFQNGGRLIYIGAGTSGRLGILDAVECPPTFGTEETKVQGFIAGGLKAFTKAVEGAEDREDLAVEDLKGIGLNDKDTVIGIAASGRTPYVIGGLKYANAAGASTASISCNKGAEISKFAKVSVEVETGAEVLTGSTRLKAGTAQKLVLNMISTASMIGVGKVYKNLMVDVQSTNEKLVERSKRIIMETTGAEYKEAETYYEKANRNVKAAIVMILLQCEYGEALEKLTDAKGFVKKAL, encoded by the coding sequence ATGCTAGAAAATTTATCAACCGAACACCGAAATAAAAATACGATGAACTTAGATGAGATGAGCATAAAAGAAATTTTACAAACAATGAATCGAGAAGATCATAAAGTTGCTGAAGCGGTTGCAAATGAAATTGAGCAAATTGAAAAGATTGTTCAGAGTGTTATTTCATCCTTTCAAAATGGTGGACGATTAATTTACATTGGTGCCGGTACAAGCGGGCGTTTAGGCATTTTAGATGCTGTCGAGTGTCCGCCAACATTTGGAACAGAGGAGACAAAGGTGCAAGGATTTATAGCTGGTGGATTAAAAGCGTTTACCAAGGCGGTAGAAGGTGCTGAAGATCGAGAGGATCTTGCAGTCGAGGATTTAAAAGGTATAGGGTTAAATGATAAAGATACTGTCATTGGAATTGCTGCAAGTGGTAGAACACCGTATGTGATTGGTGGGCTAAAATATGCAAATGCTGCGGGAGCAAGTACAGCTAGTATTTCCTGTAATAAGGGCGCTGAGATTAGTAAATTTGCCAAAGTTAGCGTAGAAGTAGAGACAGGTGCAGAGGTGTTAACTGGTTCTACTCGTTTAAAGGCTGGAACGGCGCAGAAATTAGTGCTGAATATGATTTCAACAGCTTCCATGATTGGAGTAGGAAAGGTTTATAAAAATTTAATGGTTGATGTGCAATCAACAAATGAAAAGTTAGTCGAACGCTCTAAGCGAATTATTATGGAAACGACAGGGGCAGAGTACAAGGAAGCTGAGACTTATTATGAGAAAGCAAATCGTAATGTGAAAGCCGCAATTGTCATGATATTACTGCAGTGCGAATATGGAGAAGCACTAGAAAAATTAACAGATGCGAAAGGGTTTGTGAAAAAGGCATTATAA
- a CDS encoding DMT family transporter — translation MPYFYVFLLLLTSLLWGGNFVVGKSLVDHASPMTLTSLRWIIAVLCLFPIVWLKEKRLFPPRAAILPLLLMGITGVVLFNIFQFLALEQTSATNVGLISTLNAISIVLFSSLFLKEKINGLQILSMILSFFGVLLVLSKGNIALLFSLQFNSGDLWMIAAVCIWGIYSVCSKWATKATTPMMATLYSGIFGVIILLPFNIPSFTVSHINASFITSLLYTGLISTVVCMVFWNIGVQKLGATTSGIFLNFNPIFTAILAFLFLGEALTWIQILGTVIVVTGCYLFSHFKTVIPRSHTSLARSH, via the coding sequence ATGCCTTATTTTTATGTCTTTTTATTATTGCTGACGAGCTTATTATGGGGTGGAAATTTTGTCGTTGGGAAATCTCTTGTAGATCATGCTTCCCCAATGACGCTTACAAGTTTAAGATGGATCATTGCCGTTCTTTGCTTATTCCCAATTGTTTGGTTGAAAGAAAAGAGACTGTTTCCACCGCGTGCTGCTATTCTTCCCTTACTTCTTATGGGAATCACCGGCGTTGTTCTCTTTAACATTTTTCAATTTTTAGCACTGGAACAAACATCCGCAACAAATGTTGGACTTATTTCCACACTAAATGCAATTTCAATCGTATTATTTTCGTCTTTATTCTTAAAAGAAAAAATAAATGGACTTCAAATTCTTTCGATGATCCTTTCTTTTTTCGGCGTTCTTCTCGTTCTTTCAAAAGGAAATATCGCACTTTTATTTTCATTACAGTTTAATAGTGGAGATTTATGGATGATTGCGGCAGTTTGTATTTGGGGCATTTATTCTGTTTGTAGTAAATGGGCAACAAAAGCGACTACGCCGATGATGGCAACCTTATATTCTGGTATTTTCGGTGTCATTATATTACTTCCATTTAACATACCAAGCTTTACTGTTTCCCATATCAATGCTTCATTTATTACTTCCCTGTTATACACGGGTTTAATTTCAACTGTAGTTTGTATGGTATTTTGGAATATTGGCGTTCAAAAATTAGGAGCTACTACGTCAGGAATCTTCCTAAATTTCAATCCAATTTTCACTGCTATTTTAGCGTTTTTATTCTTAGGAGAAGCATTAACGTGGATACAAATTTTAGGGACTGTCATTGTCGTTACTGGATGTTATTTATTTTCTCACTTCAAAACGGTCATTCCACGCTCACATACCAGTCTGGCACGTAGTCACTAA
- a CDS encoding Lrp/AsnC family transcriptional regulator encodes MESSVIKVLDDLDLQILDVLQKESQVSNTELARRVNLSPPATHARIKRLESEGFIDKQVAILNQEKLGFDLLCFIFMSTNIHQSEKLEVLERELESMPEVLECHCLTGEYDYLLKVANRDRKELEHFIRKLNKLGITRIQTSLALREIKYSTVLPIRDSKTSTE; translated from the coding sequence ATGGAATCGTCTGTTATTAAAGTGTTAGATGATTTGGATTTGCAAATTTTAGATGTACTGCAAAAGGAATCGCAAGTAAGCAATACAGAGCTTGCTCGTAGGGTCAATTTATCACCACCTGCTACTCATGCAAGGATAAAGCGATTGGAAAGTGAAGGTTTCATTGATAAACAAGTCGCGATTCTAAATCAAGAAAAACTTGGGTTTGATTTATTATGCTTTATTTTTATGAGTACAAATATTCATCAATCTGAAAAGCTTGAAGTGCTGGAAAGAGAACTAGAATCTATGCCTGAAGTATTGGAGTGTCATTGTTTAACAGGGGAGTATGATTATTTATTAAAAGTTGCAAACAGAGATCGAAAGGAACTGGAGCATTTTATTAGGAAGTTAAATAAGCTTGGGATTACACGGATTCAAACGAGCTTAGCGCTTCGTGAAATTAAGTATTCTACAGTATTACCAATAAGAGATTCGAAAACAAGTACTGAATGA
- a CDS encoding N-acetyltransferase, whose protein sequence is MQISNAITSDVKEIYNLIEIYSKEGVVLPRSLLSLYQYLQCLYVVKEEGEILGVAGLHVLGEDLAEIRSLVVSDTYAGKGLGRMLVNHVISEASKIKVRRVISLTYQTTFFQKCGFDFVDKELLPEKVWVDCRHCPKFDCCDEAAMIRYVD, encoded by the coding sequence ATGCAAATTTCTAACGCGATTACAAGTGATGTAAAGGAAATATACAACTTAATTGAAATATATTCGAAAGAGGGAGTTGTTTTGCCGCGTTCACTTTTGTCACTTTACCAGTATTTACAGTGTTTGTATGTTGTGAAAGAGGAGGGGGAAATTTTAGGAGTTGCTGGTTTGCATGTTTTAGGTGAAGATCTTGCCGAAATACGATCATTAGTCGTATCGGATACATATGCAGGTAAAGGATTAGGACGTATGTTAGTTAATCATGTAATAAGTGAGGCTTCTAAAATAAAGGTAAGAAGGGTAATTTCTTTAACGTATCAAACGACATTTTTTCAAAAGTGTGGTTTTGATTTTGTTGATAAGGAATTGTTGCCTGAAAAAGTGTGGGTAGATTGCAGACATTGTCCAAAATTTGATTGTTGTGATGAAGCTGCGATGATTCGGTATGTGGATTAA
- a CDS encoding TetR family transcriptional regulator, with translation MMNKKEKIVYAAMEVFQEKGVEKTKISDIVKLAGIAQGTFYLYFPSKLSVMPAIAEVMVEKMICAVKERVQNHESFSQRVKQVIDAVFDFIEEYREIQALMYAGLASTEHIKEWEAVYQPLYMWLSQFLSEARDLGIIRNSIHVERTAKLCIALVESAAEQVYLYDHKQDEQVNLQKAEVLDFLTHALDIRE, from the coding sequence ATAATGAATAAAAAAGAGAAAATTGTTTATGCAGCTATGGAAGTGTTTCAGGAAAAGGGAGTTGAGAAAACAAAGATCTCTGATATTGTGAAATTGGCCGGCATTGCCCAAGGAACTTTCTATTTGTATTTTCCTTCTAAATTATCTGTTATGCCCGCAATAGCAGAAGTTATGGTTGAAAAGATGATATGTGCGGTAAAAGAAAGGGTACAGAATCATGAGTCTTTTTCACAGAGAGTTAAGCAAGTAATCGATGCTGTTTTTGACTTTATAGAGGAATATCGTGAAATACAAGCCTTAATGTATGCAGGTCTTGCATCCACTGAACATATCAAAGAATGGGAAGCCGTATATCAGCCTCTTTACATGTGGTTAAGTCAATTCTTAAGTGAAGCAAGAGATTTAGGTATAATTCGTAATTCCATTCACGTTGAAAGAACTGCAAAGTTATGTATCGCTCTTGTTGAATCGGCAGCAGAGCAAGTTTATTTATATGATCATAAACAGGATGAGCAGGTCAATCTTCAGAAAGCTGAAGTACTAGACTTTTTAACACATGCATTGGATATTCGTGAATAA